AGACCTGGTAGGAAGCACAGTGTCTtacctttctgagaagtcaggTCTCTGGGGTTTCTACTAACTTGAAAACCAGTGTGGTCCAACAAGGTATCTCTTACCAGCTGAGCTGCAACATCCTGCCACGTTCCGGATCTCATAGCAGGCATTAGAAACAGGTGGGGAAAATGCAAAGTGGTACAGCACTCAGTGGATTGCTGAAAGTTTGAGTGCACTGTAGGACAGGGATTGAAATAAGATGCACTAAACCTTAGAGATTACTCCTACAGGCATTGAGGTTATGGTACCATCCTTTGGGGATGTGGTATGTAGAAAGAAGATAACACAGGTTTGGAGTTCAAGCTGTTACAGTGTTCTGAGCAGAGAATCTTGGATAGAGAGGGTCTCCATGCACACTGGCTGaagcttttcttcagcttttcaaatgGAAGGTGGCTATAGAAACAAAAGCACTTAcctttctcaagaaaaaaatcgTTAAACTATACTTGATAAGCATGAAAAGTGTTGCATCAAAAATACGCTGTCAACAATAGCATCTGACCTTGACTGTGGACAGAGCTATTAGTGAACCAGACTCTGAATGAAGGACTGTAGTCTTATTCTGGTAGGAGCTTTATCATGCCCTCCTGATCTCCTTGAGCCATGGGCTCATCTGTTAACATACAAAATGTAAGCCATGTGTCTCTGTTCACATTTGGTTTTCCTTACATTCATGCTGCTCGGGTGCTGTTTCCCACATCTGAGGTTATAGCAGCAACCAGTGTGGAACTGTCTAGGGttgctggttttgctgttgGAAAAACTGCATTATTTAGCCATACCTTGAGGCTGAAGGCAAATGTTGTAACAACCAGATTGTTATATAACAACCAGGCTTGTGTCTTGTAGGGGGGTCATCATCACAGCTGGTTTCAGTTAACAGCTGGCTGGCTGTGAGATGGGAGAACTTCAGCGGGAGGTTGAGATAAACTTGTTGCAGAGTCTGTAGCTGGAAGGGTGGAGACAGATTGGGCACATGGGGGAAGAGACAGAGATCAGAGGAAGGACCTCACACACCATAGGGTTGTCCTAATTCACAGGTCTGCTCATTGCTGAGCTGTAGGCCCATCCCCACACTCATGTTTGTAACTCGGAGTGACAGGCCAAAAGTCACCTGGCTCTCTGTAGGGCAAGGGCAGAACCCTGCACAACTTGTGCTTAATCCTGGCCAGGTTTAAAGTCTCCCTGCTGGCTTGCCAGTGGGTGTGTGCCCCATCTTCAAGGCATGCTTCCCACTGCAGACCCCAAAGACACATATGGGTGGCCCCATACCAGTAATTTGGCTACCCCTTGTAGCACAGCTGATGGCCTGGAGGGTTTCCAGCCCACACTGGACCGGTATTGCTGAGGTCACTGTTTTTTAACTGGCCCTTAAATGTCGTCACTGTGCTATGATGGGAAGCCTGAGTCCTGACTCTTCCCttgcaaaacacacaaagcctGTGCCAGAGGTCAATGCTGTAACACGGAGCACATTACAACACAAGTGTCAAAGTGGAACAGGGCCGTGATCAGGCAGCTGGATGCCCACTAAGTAGTGAAAGTGCAGGCCTCCAGTGCTGGTTCACATCTGCTGCTCCCACaactcctcctcctgctctcccagaAACCATCAGCACCCTTTGCAGTCTCTTTGCCACCTGGGTTGCTTATTTCTAAGCCAAGCCTTTGCTTTTAACACCTTTCACCATGATGGAAAAACACATTGCTGTAGCCATATGTGGAACCTCTGCATTTATTGCAGGTGAGCCCTTAGGTCTTGGAAAGCTGTGTTAGATGTAGTCCATCATCAGaatgcagtgtttttgttttggagcAGTAATCACCACAGCCTGTTCTTATGCACAGAGCTCTTTTGATTTGAGAAGAACCTGTCTCCAATATACTTCTGTTATACAAGAATCTGTTGGCTTCGCATAAGATGTGCACGGTGCTGGATGTACAAAGGGGAGAAGAGTTAAGCGTTGAGATAGTTTTGCTCATGGCAGAATGAAGGGTACTGCAGCagtttcccaaaggaaaaaaaaaaaataacaaaagaaaaaagtgagaatAACAAGTCTCAGCTGTTCAGTGTTGTTGGCAGAGATACAGAGAATGCAAGCAAAGAGCtgacaaaaatacagaaggcaCTGAGTAAGACACCCACTGGTTTCAGCAGGAGTctgaatgttttgtgtttgaaagCTCAGGGTGTTTAATAAAATCCAGGCTATCATGACCAAGCTGTCTTTCCCACGAGAAGGAACTAGGGAGCCATTTCTTTACTACTGGTGTGTGCTCCCGAGTGAGACAGACGGTTCCTTTGGGCCACCTGAAGAAACCACATTGAGTTTTGGTGGAACAGGCACACTCAGGGCAGGTCCTGGGTCTGCTCTGTGCCTGAGGAGGGCAATTGTTACAGTTCATTCTGATGCCTGTGGTTGTGGCCATcgtgtgttttcctttccagcGATCCCAAGGAGAAGGCTGTTGGTGAACCAGGTCTGGATTCAGGGATGTGTTCTCTCCTGTATTTTTCAATGTAAGGTTCAGCTACTTCCCACACCTGTGAAATCGGACAGTGAAACAGGGGAgtgagaagcaaaacaaaaaacaacaacagcaaaaattcATGCTTGGTCAGACATCAGCACACAACTGCAGGAAACCCTGTGGGAAAGTTAGAGCGACGTAGGTGAGAATTACAGACCTACATGCATTGACGGTAGTTGATCAGCATTAACAGCAGGGTAGCCAGAGTGAGGGGTGGGGAAGAGAGTGTGGATGGAGTTGAGGGGGATAGAGGAAGATACAGCTCTGAGAGGACAAGGTGAAAGAATGTAAGATAAAGAAGTCAAATCATGTCTTGCAGCCAGGTTAATGCTTGGCCTGTAACAGCTGGGAGAAGATCACTGCTATTTGTTACCACATCACTGGGTCAATGAGAGGGCCAAGGAAACAAATGGCAGCTGACATGGccaaagggaaagggaaggggggggggggtggctgCTGTTCAAggcagaaaaggagaggaaaatgttCTACAGTTTCCTTTGTCTCTTCTTTAATAGCAGCAAGACAGCTGCAGATCAAATGCTTTACAGAGGACAGACTGGGATCTTATTCCATTTGGTTACTCTCCAGAATTGTTTTGTTACGTTTTATGAACAAATAAGAGATTCTACAGTCCCACAGCTGTGCAAACACTTGGCCTGGGTTAGCACCTTTGGCTGCTGTCCTCACTCCTGTCTCTTTACTGTGCCCAGGAACCTCCCAGCTGGGGAGCGCATGCAGCCCCTCCAAATGGGGATCAGCACCTAGAGAGAGCCTCCGCTCCAAGGTACAGGAGCACAACCTCTGGCTCCAGCAGTGAGTGTAATGAGGGTCatgctctgagcagagctgcagctgcccctATGGCCAGGCCACACCGACCTGCCAGAAGCCAGCACTCACCTTCTGCTCCACCAGCAGCCTGTGAGCAGCTTCGATGTCCGGGGCCATGAAGCGGTCCTTTATCCAAGGCCTGCAATGAGTTGGCTGAACATTAACCACTGGCATCACCAGCAGCGGGCCTCTGAAGCAATGGGTGACCCCCACCTGAGGCATTTATCAGATCTTACCTCACCACTGAGCGCACGAGGTCATAGACTTTCTCCAATGGGGTGGTCGTCCTCAGGGGGCGTAAGAATTCAATGCCCTGGCAGGCGGCGAGCAGCTCTATGGCCAGCACTAGAAATCACAACAGTGGGAGAGACATTCAGCAGGCACAGCTCAGTGTGAGGCTTCCTGCACCAATCTCCCTGTGGTGTTCAGTGTAGCTGGTGTGATCTGCACAGCCCCGAGGGCTCACACGTGTGTGCAAATGAGTTTTGTGTTGGTGTACCACGATCTTCCACTAACAGCTGTATCTAAGCTCATCCTCTGccaaatgaataaatgaaagaataaagaagcAAGAGAGCTAGCTGTTGTTTCAAGCAAGAGAGGAAAGTTTTGCTGAGCAGCCTGTAGTCAGCAGTTATCTGAATAAAATGGCACTAATATCTTAAGCTGTTTAAGTGCATCAAGTCTGCTTGGCAATCAGCATTTCAGTGTTACCTTGTTCCACATGCTCAATGACTCTCAGTGCTTTTCTCGCAGACCATCCTCCCATGGACACGTGGTCCTCCGTCGCAGCGCTGGTGGACAGAGAATCCACAGAGGAGGGGTGGCACAAGGCTTTGTTCTCTGAAACTGCAAAAACCCCACGAGGGAATGAATGTAgggcagaacagaaaatgatacCAGAAGCAATGGccagcctggaaaaaaaagggcCCATCCACTACCACAGGCTGCAAGACAGTCCAACTTTGCTACTCTTTGGAGAATGCATCAATGTTATAGCTGAGTACTTTGCAAGGAGCACCTTGGAAACTGCCATTGTCTTTGAAAATGTCACCAGTGCCAGTGTTTGGGTGTAGCTCACTGACTAGTTTTCTGCAGGTATTTATCTCCTCATTGATCCAATGCCCTCTGCTCCTGTTGTTTGCATCCACCACTTGCAATTTACCCTCTGCTCACAGCATGTTTGTCTTCACATGGGCTCCCTATGAACTGTGATGTCCCAGAGGCCAGCatgtttgttgttgctttagTCATGAGTACCAGAGGAAAAATGTACTAGTGCTTATTTTTGGTATGTTTTTCCAACATCCTGCCCTGGGATCCAAccctcctgcaggctgcagagttTGATACTGCTGTAAGCACCTGGCCATTGGTTGGAGACACCGAGTACTTCAGCCGGGCTTTGAGACAAGTGGTGTCCCTGTGAGAATCTAGGCATGGAGGATCTCCCATTTAGAGATCAATAGTATTCAGGCAGAGGCTCTAGGCTTTGGAGAGTGGCGCAGACAGATTTATGTGTTACCTGCGGAGCTTACTATGAGTTTTACAGCCCTATTTGAGCTGATGTGCAGGCTGCTGGTTGCATAATTCTCACCAATTTCTGCTGGCAGCATCAGAGTGCTCTCTGCCAAGCTCATCAACATGCAAGCACTCCCAGAGTCCACCTCAGAGCAGTAAGTGCTCTCATAGGGCAGTGGGGAACAAAGAGCCTGGAGCTGAAATAATTGCAGCTGCACTGAATGCTCAGACATCACACCCAGCCAGCTCAAAGCatgtggaaaagagaaggaaaacaggagcGGATCCCTTGACAACAACTGTGAAATTACAACTGCCTCATTATAAACTGATCTTTGATTTGCCCTGTTGGTACTGCTTAAGCACTCACccagggcagctgctgtgcagtgtgcaATCATGAAGCCGGAGTTCAGACCTCCTTCGGTGACTAAAAATGCCGGCAGTTCGCTGAGCGAGGGGTTGCAGAGCCTCTCAATTCTTCTCTCACTAATTGCAGCGAGTTCGTGCACACCGATGGCCAAGTAGTCCAAAGCCTATAAAAGATCTCCCATTCAATCGGACGGCAggaaaattaaacagaagatgtctttcttttttttctccatatgtTTAATTACCTTTGCAGGGTATTCACCGTGAAAATTTCCCCCAGAAATGGTCTCTGCTCTTTCAGCAAACACCATCTTGAAGGAGTTAAGGCACAAACGTAAACGAATAGAGCTTATATAATAATAGAGCTTATATGACACATATGCCGTCTTCGTTATCTGAAGGAATATTTGCACTAGTGCTTTTATTTGCAGATATATTGTATTGCATCTACAAAGTCACttctcagaaaatgaaagcccAGTCTCAGTTGTCTGAGCTCATAGACACAATTCTGACGTGTGTTTTTTCAAACGGACTGGATGAAGTGTTCAGTCAGGGAGTGGAATTACTAGGGTTGTATAGAAACGTGTTTGgatcctggcacagctgcttgGTGAATTCTCTCTGAGACAGGTAGACCATTAGGTaacaagcagcactgcttggCAGCTCACAGTGGGATGTCAGAGCATCTTTATAGTGCTGAGAAGAACCCAGCCTTGCTGAACCACGAGGAGGCTTACTGATCACACACATTTTGTCTGCCTATCTCAGTGACACACAAATTTTGCCCTGGAATGCAGGTCTCATTAGTGCTGCACCAGCGGATGTTTCATATGACAAGTCACCATCCATCTAAGTCCGTTTGATTGCTAAGCCCCACCATTCTATGTATTCAACATAAGCGTGCAGAGTATTGTCTTGTACATCTTTAATGTGCACTAAACTGAAATCACAAGCGGTTTCCTTGCCTCAACACACACCTGCATGCACTGTTGGCAACTAGTGGTAGCTACTGACTGAAGTCtataggattttcttttttgcctcaTATGCAAACAattacttaggaaaaaaaaatagtgataaAAAGAAGGACAGACTAAAGtgtgcaaagaaataaaatcatataaaGATACAGGGTTGTCCGTGGCACTATTGATTTCAGTTGTCATGATGTCCTTCACAAAAGCAATTGTATCGTTCACTACTCCGTGGACCTGGAAGAAAAGACATTAGCATCTGTGCTGAGTGTCTGCACTTAATTCACCTTCGTGGTGCTGACCCAGTTGCAGGCGCTCTCTTTCCCATTGTCGCAGTCTCTACATCCACACTTGAAGATGATCTTGGATTTGCTCTTAAAATCAGCAGCAATTCTGCTTTGGGACACTACCCACCCCAGACACATGAAAGAATTGGTTTTCTATTATGATGGCAGTAGTGCTAAATAAGTCATTCTTTAGTTGTTTGTGTTTGTAAGAACACAAGAAGATAAGGTACTTCATCAGTGGCATAAGTGTTATTAGGggaatgttatttaaaaatccCCCCACAGAAAATGAGAACTCTTATTAATTAACCAACTTTCAGTAATTCCACTGATATAATAGTTTTGCACATTTTAAAACTCAGGGCATTGAGTTCACCCAGTATGTTTGAGACTCTACAAATACACAAACATTTTGTCACTCTGTGTCCTCCCAGAAACACCTTTCCTCAATTCAAGGTCTTAACTTCAGAGCAAAAGAAATACTCTACAACATCTACAAATGGGGAAACCAGCACCTTCCCCTGCTTCCAGTACTGGGCCTTTTTCAGATCCTAACACAGAAGTGTGCAGGGGATCAGCAAATTACACATCACTATTAAGAGGAACTTTGAagtaaaggagaagaaaagtgaGATCTCTTCCTCTAATGAAGTCAGACAAAATTCATAGGTGACTTTGTTTCTGAGGTGGGAATTCTGATATCATTTTTTCTACCGATACGAAAGGAAATAGAAGTCAGTTTTTACCTGAGGGCAGCAACGCATTGTGTATGCGTCCTGAACTCGGTCACAAAATCGGTGGCTCTCTAGGAAGAAGATAGGAACAAAACCCAAATACTCCtcacacaaaagcaaatgataTGCATTTGTAAGACCAGCCTGCCCTGTGCAAGCTGGCACGGTGAAGGCTCACATTATTTACCTGCTATTTCTGATGGATGATGGTCAGAATCCAGAAGGGACCTGAATCGAAATGCCACTTCAGCCTGCCCTCGGTGTGGACGCACAGCATGGATGTCTAGCAAAACAAATGAGACTCTTTGGCTCTGTCTCTCTCCACTGTCTGCcagcaaataaagaaaagccCAGTACCCACCAGTATCAAAGGCCTTAGTTGTGCCCTTCAGGACTTCAAGTGTAAGGGCAGCAACTATGTCTGCCTGCCTAGCAATGGCGCTAGCTCTTTCAACTGCTTCACATCCCAGTGAGGTGATCATTTGTGTCCCGTTGATGAGAGCCAGACCCTTCAAAGAGAGAACAGATGTTAACCGAGTCCACATGCTGCGATCATTCCCCATCTCTATGATGATTCTCTTTCTCACATAAGTTATTTAAAGACCCTTGCTGAGCTCCCTGGATTGTCCTGAAGAAAATCCTAATAAGCACAGCTTGACCAAGTGTCTTTGCTACATAAATTGTCAGTGTTCACGACCCTGCTAAGTCATTAGAGACACCTTTGGAATTCCAGCAGTTCCAAGAAAGAGGTTTAGTTCATCTTCCTTCaaacttaaaatgaaaagtctTTTCCAAGTGCTTTGGAAGTggaatgtaatttatttatttttaatttcttaagtCATTAAACCAGGGAAGTCAGGATCGTGGCGTGTGCAAAAATGGTCataagaaggaaatggagagtTGAAACAGAATTAAAAGTTTTAACTGCTTTGAAAGATTTGTTGAGTGCA
The sequence above is a segment of the Excalfactoria chinensis isolate bCotChi1 chromosome 1, bCotChi1.hap2, whole genome shotgun sequence genome. Coding sequences within it:
- the HAL gene encoding histidine ammonia-lyase, which translates into the protein MPRYTVHVRGEWLAVPCPHSTNTIGWLGKEAVRRYVKNKPDNGGFTSVEEVKFFVRRCKGLGLLDLDDAVEDALEDNEFVEVVIEGDIMSPDFIPSQPEGVHLYSKYREPEQYISLDGNSLTTRDLVNLGKGLYKIKLTPEAEAKVKQSREVIERIVKEQTVVYGITTGFGKFARTVIPNSKLMELQMNLVRSHSAGVGKPLTPERSRMLLALRINVLAKGYSGISLETLQQVIEAFNASCLPYIPEKGTVGASGDLAPLSHLALGLTGEGKMWSPKSGWADAKYVLEAHGLKPITLKPKEGLALINGTQMITSLGCEAVERASAIARQADIVAALTLEVLKGTTKAFDTDIHAVRPHRGQAEVAFRFRSLLDSDHHPSEIAESHRFCDRVQDAYTMRCCPQVHGVVNDTIAFVKDIMTTEINSATDNPMVFAERAETISGGNFHGEYPAKALDYLAIGVHELAAISERRIERLCNPSLSELPAFLVTEGGLNSGFMIAHCTAAALVSENKALCHPSSVDSLSTSAATEDHVSMGGWSARKALRVIEHVEQVLAIELLAACQGIEFLRPLRTTTPLEKVYDLVRSVVRPWIKDRFMAPDIEAAHRLLVEQKVWEVAEPYIEKYRREHIPESRPGSPTAFSLGSLERKTHDGHNHRHQNEL